A genomic window from Pecten maximus chromosome 2, xPecMax1.1, whole genome shotgun sequence includes:
- the LOC117342013 gene encoding monocarboxylate transporter 9-like codes for MAGRSCLYQWTNVSIIFSSFGMYFLSMGMVTSFGVMYSALRDQFGSGASETSWVASLSSGLLLVTGPTAGILEKRFGCRVVAMTGSTLVGVGMVASTFVPSLHWLYLTYGVIAGVGFGMLYLMGAVTVNLTFDKRRSVAIAIASSGTGCGNIAIPWLTTVWLEGYDWRQTFLLLAGLGVQGLVCGAIIGNVHTSGEPRGNHKNVDNDHTTLRAAVSEVLKTKAFLIFSVSGFCTALAFLVPFVMVPELARRRGISAADVALIFTVSGVSSILGKILVGFIIDIAHINRIWTLSIALLVGGISTIGCAFVYEKWLFIAYGVILGVFTGTFGFLQSVIVVDLLGTKLLGIGFGFLSLFQGIAAIIGPPIAGWISDITSDNTVSFVYAGCLFCLSSLFACAIKTRPGFSKSKMDMRTETQTSSYPNDVLLNRCRRNSSI; via the exons ATGGCGGGACGTTCCTGTTTGTACCAATGGACTAACGTGTCTATTATCTTCAGTAGCTTCGGTATGTACTTTTTGAGTATGGGAATGGTAACTTCGTTCGGTGTTATGTACAGCGCGTTACGAGATCAATTTGGATCTGGTGCTTCAGAAACCAGCTGGGTAGCTTCCCTTAGTTCCGGTCTGCTCCTAGTTACTG GTCCTACAGCCGGTATACTAGAGAAGCGGTTTGGTTGTCGTGTGGTAGCTATGACAGGATCGACCCTGGTAGGTGTTGGTATGGTCGCGAGCACATTTGTCCCCTCCCTACATTGGTTGTACCTGACCTATGGCGTCATTGCAG GTGTTGGTTTTGGTATGCTCTATCTGATGGGAGCCGTGACGGTGAATCTTACATTCGATAAACGTCGTTCTGTGGCGATAGCGATAGCCTCGTCTGGAACAGGATGTGGAAACATTGCAATACCCTGGCTCACCACCGTGTGGCTTGAGGGGTATGACTGGCGCCAAACCTTTCTCCTGCTTGCTGGTTTAGGCGTACAAGGTCTCGTCTGTGGCGCCATTATTGGCAACGTACATACCAGTGGAG aaCCTCGTGGAAATCACAAGAATGTTGATAACGACCATACAACACTCCGAGCAGCAGTGAGTGAAGTACTAAAGACGAAGGCTTTCCTTATATTCTCCGTATCTGGATTTTGTACAGCTTTGGCTTTCCTTGTTCCATTTGTGATGGTCCCAGAGTTGGCAAGGAGAAGGGGTATATCAGCTGCTGATGTGGctcttatatttactgtatcCGGAGTATCAA GTATTTTAGGAAAAATTCTGGTCGGATTCATCATTGACATTGCACATATCAATCGAATATGGACTCTGTCTATCGCTCTGTTAGTTGGCGGAATATCCACGATCGGCTGTGCATTTGTATATGAAAAATGGCTTTTCATTGCGTATGGTGTCATACTAGGAGTTTTTACGG GGACGTTCGGCTTTCTCCAGTCCGTCATTGTTGTTGATCTCCTGGGAACCAAATTATTGGGAATAGGATTTGGATTTCTTTCCCTATTTCAAGGAATAGCTGCTATTATTGGTCCGCCTATCGCGG GTTGGATATCTGACATAACAAGCGACAACACCGTATCCTTTGTCTACGCCGGATGTTTATTTTGCCTGAGTTCCCTCTTTGCGTGTGCAATCAAAACACGACCTGGCTTCAGTAAATCGAAAATGGATATGCGAACAGAGACCCAAACATCATCTTACCCAAATGATGTTCTTCTGAATCGATGCCGTAGGAACAGCAGTATTTGA